From Echinicola soli, a single genomic window includes:
- a CDS encoding CoA transferase subunit A, whose protein sequence is MINKTVNGADEAVKDITNNSVLMLGGFGLCGIPENCIDALLKKSLTGLTCISNNAGVDDFGIGLMLKKRMVKKMISSYVGENAEFERQLLSGELEVELIPQGSLAERTRAGGAGIPAFFTPAGVGTEVAEGKEMREFDGKLYILERWLKADFSLVKAWKGDAAGNLIYKGTARNFNPMMATAGTVTIAEVEELVPAGELDPNQVHTPGIFVQRIFQGNNYEKRIEKRTIR, encoded by the coding sequence ATGATCAACAAGACCGTAAATGGCGCCGATGAAGCCGTCAAGGACATTACCAATAATTCCGTTCTAATGTTGGGGGGCTTTGGCCTGTGTGGCATTCCGGAAAATTGCATCGATGCCCTGCTCAAAAAATCGCTCACAGGCCTTACCTGTATTTCCAATAATGCCGGTGTAGACGACTTTGGCATCGGCCTGATGCTGAAGAAACGGATGGTCAAGAAGATGATTTCCAGCTATGTGGGTGAAAATGCAGAGTTTGAGCGGCAGCTGCTCAGTGGTGAACTGGAAGTAGAGCTTATCCCGCAAGGCTCTTTGGCAGAGCGTACCCGCGCAGGTGGTGCAGGGATTCCAGCATTCTTCACCCCTGCTGGTGTAGGAACAGAGGTGGCTGAAGGAAAAGAGATGAGAGAGTTTGACGGTAAGTTATATATCCTGGAGCGATGGCTAAAGGCTGATTTCTCCTTGGTCAAAGCTTGGAAAGGTGATGCTGCCGGTAACTTGATCTACAAAGGAACAGCCAGAAACTTTAACCCCATGATGGCCACTGCCGGTACCGTTACGATCGCCGAAGTAGAAGAATTGGTTCCGGCAGGAGAACTGGACCCAAACCAAGTACATACCCCGGGGATTTTTGTTCAGCGCATCTTTCAGGGAAATAATTACGAAAAACGAATTGAAAAACGAACAATAAGATAG
- a CDS encoding 3-oxoacid CoA-transferase subunit B, translated as MLTKEQIAQRIAKEIKNGQYINLGIGIPTLVANYIPDEMEVVLQSENGLLGIGPFPTEDQVDADLINAGKQTISMVKGSALFDSSDSFVMIRGGHVDLTILGAMEVAENGDIANWKIPGKMVKGMGGAMDLVASAENIIVAMQHCSRDGKSKLLKHCTLPITGIQCVRKIVTDLAFLKVLPEGGFKLLERAPGVSVEEIQSKTEGRLVIGKEVPEMEV; from the coding sequence ATGCTCACTAAAGAACAAATTGCCCAACGGATCGCCAAGGAAATCAAAAATGGTCAATATATTAACCTGGGCATTGGCATCCCAACCCTGGTGGCCAACTACATCCCAGATGAAATGGAAGTCGTCCTTCAGTCCGAAAATGGCCTGCTGGGGATCGGCCCCTTCCCTACTGAAGACCAAGTGGATGCTGACCTGATCAATGCCGGCAAGCAGACCATCAGCATGGTCAAAGGATCCGCACTTTTCGATTCTTCAGACTCCTTTGTCATGATCCGGGGAGGCCATGTGGACCTCACCATCCTGGGCGCCATGGAGGTGGCAGAAAACGGGGATATAGCCAACTGGAAGATCCCCGGCAAAATGGTCAAAGGTATGGGCGGTGCCATGGACCTGGTAGCTTCTGCTGAGAACATTATCGTCGCCATGCAGCACTGCAGCAGAGACGGCAAATCAAAACTGCTAAAGCACTGTACCCTCCCGATCACCGGCATCCAGTGTGTGCGTAAAATCGTCACCGACCTGGCCTTCCTCAAGGTCCTCCCCGAAGGCGGTTTCAAACTCCTGGAAAGAGCCCCCGGTGTCAGCGTGGAAGAGATCCAATCCAAAACGGAAGGCCGCCTAGTGATCGGCAAAGAAGTGCCGGAGATGGAGGTCTGA
- the xerA gene encoding site-specific tyrosine recombinase/integron integrase has translation MSILRSSISVEHLSHRGQEVLGLFFPYDTNLIDFSKKLGAKWSKTKRCWWIRDTQENRRRLEEELSGDDRYPVPTIAKETAETSVSQKDLVPNEYRNRLKRRRYSESTYKTYCYLFNEFLHHIHPTSHFDFKESDIRKYQDWLVQVRKVSISTQNQAINAIKFYLEKVAMGKRKTYYIERPIKAKKLPSVLSEEEVMALFNATKNLKHLTALSMIYGSGMRLSELLNLRIRDIDTNRNLISIRGGKGKKDRVTLLGESIKPLLRQYLHTYKPNYWFLEGPGRHRYSASSIRSFLKRNAKSAGITVEVTPHMLRHSFATHLLDRGTDLRYIQQLLGHHSPNTTAIYTHVSTKNLQNIKSPFDQLTNDNQLDINYLKNK, from the coding sequence TTGAGTATACTACGGTCTTCCATTAGTGTAGAGCATCTCTCGCATCGCGGACAAGAGGTCTTGGGGTTATTTTTTCCCTACGATACGAACCTGATCGATTTCAGCAAAAAACTGGGAGCAAAATGGAGCAAAACCAAACGGTGCTGGTGGATTCGAGACACCCAAGAAAACCGGCGTCGGCTGGAAGAAGAGCTATCTGGAGATGACAGGTATCCGGTGCCGACAATAGCTAAGGAAACGGCCGAAACATCTGTCTCCCAAAAGGACTTGGTGCCTAATGAATACCGTAATCGGCTAAAAAGAAGAAGGTATAGTGAAAGTACCTATAAAACATACTGTTATCTTTTTAATGAATTTCTGCACCATATCCATCCCACCAGTCACTTTGACTTTAAGGAAAGCGATATCCGCAAGTATCAGGATTGGCTGGTACAGGTAAGGAAAGTATCCATCAGTACCCAAAACCAAGCCATCAACGCCATCAAATTCTATTTAGAAAAAGTAGCTATGGGCAAACGGAAGACCTACTATATAGAACGGCCCATCAAAGCGAAAAAGTTACCGAGCGTACTCAGTGAAGAAGAGGTAATGGCCTTATTCAATGCCACCAAAAACCTCAAACATCTCACCGCCCTGAGCATGATCTACGGCAGTGGGATGCGCCTCAGTGAATTGTTGAATTTGAGGATTAGAGATATCGACACCAATAGGAACCTTATCTCGATCAGAGGGGGAAAAGGAAAAAAGGATCGGGTAACTTTACTGGGTGAAAGTATCAAGCCACTACTTCGCCAATACCTGCATACCTACAAGCCAAATTATTGGTTTCTGGAAGGGCCAGGCCGGCATCGCTATTCGGCAAGCAGCATTCGAAGCTTTTTAAAACGCAATGCAAAATCAGCAGGGATAACTGTCGAAGTGACGCCCCATATGCTAAGGCATTCATTTGCCACCCATTTATTGGACAGGGGGACGGATTTACGTTATATTCAACAATTGCTGGGGCATCACAGTCCCAACACGACGGCGATATACACGCACGTGTCCACCAAAAATTTGCAAAACATCAAAAGTCCTTTTGACCAACTGACAAACGATAATCAACTGGATATTAACTATTTAAAAAACAAATAA
- a CDS encoding PD-(D/E)XK nuclease domain-containing protein, with product MNEKERLEKLIEKGKSVLNTHKPNPSHMIGFTTLDSGKFIAWKTQVLSFFGDILPLDSPYIETFKSNVKQAYKSSTQEGIGILESVKEDLNFGLINKDTKPKFDPTIPLFNLFDKFHQIVRQLRYRYDSRETLNVHDEYDMQNLLHSLLHLYFDDIRPEEWTPSYAGKSSRMDFLLKDYKIIIEVKKTRKGLTERELGTQLIDDIARYKSHPDCETLLCFTYDPEGLIGNPRGLENDLNRQEENGLNVKVIIRP from the coding sequence ATGAACGAAAAAGAAAGATTAGAAAAACTGATTGAGAAAGGAAAAAGTGTATTGAATACACATAAACCAAATCCTTCGCATATGATTGGTTTTACTACTCTTGATAGCGGAAAATTCATTGCTTGGAAAACACAAGTTTTAAGTTTTTTTGGCGATATTCTTCCATTAGATAGTCCATATATTGAGACTTTTAAATCGAACGTTAAACAAGCATACAAAAGTTCAACACAAGAAGGAATTGGTATTTTAGAATCAGTTAAAGAGGATTTAAATTTTGGCTTAATTAATAAAGATACCAAACCAAAATTTGATCCGACAATTCCATTATTCAATCTTTTCGATAAATTCCATCAAATTGTAAGGCAATTGCGATACCGATATGATTCTCGTGAAACGCTAAATGTACACGATGAATACGATATGCAAAACTTATTACATTCGTTACTTCATCTATATTTTGACGATATTCGACCGGAAGAATGGACGCCAAGTTACGCTGGAAAAAGTAGTAGAATGGATTTTTTATTAAAAGATTACAAAATAATAATTGAAGTAAAGAAAACAAGAAAAGGTTTAACAGAGAGGGAATTAGGAACTCAACTGATTGACGATATTGCTCGTTATAAATCTCACCCAGATTGTGAAACTCTACTTTGCTTTACTTATGACCCAGAAGGACTAATTGGAAATCCAAGAGGTTTGGAAAACGACTTAAATAGACAAGAAGAAAACGGACTAAATGTAAAAGTGATAATCAGACCGTAG